The window TTTCTGTAGAAAGGCTTGTACATACCGTACAGGTGGTTGGGAATGTAATGCACACCGGCAGATATGTCATTAGCCGCGAGGTATTCGATCAGAGCATCCCGGCGGCCGTCCAGAACCTTGACCACGTAGTTATGGTTCGCACTCCTCGCGTATTCTTTTTCGACCGGTGTCCTTAACCAACCAACATCCTTGAATGCCTCGTTGTATTTGTCGACGATCTGCTTGCGGCGAGCGTTTGCCCGGTCAAGCTTCTCCAGCTGGACAATCCCGATAGCGGCGAGGATATCATTAAGGTGGTATTTGTAGCCGATCTCTTCTACGTCATATTCCCACTTGTATGCTTTATCCTTTGAACGATCCCACGTCCCGCGGCTGATACCAAGCCAGTACAATCTTCTGATCCTATCGGCGATCTCATTATCGTGCACAGTGATCATACCACCATCTCCCATAGCGAGATTCTTCACCGCGTGAAAACTGAAACATGTTGCATCGCCTATCGATCCGATCTTTTTGTTCTTATACTCACCGCCGCAGGCATGGGCCGCGTCCTCTACGACCTTGACGCCCCTGCTACCGGCGATCTCCAGGATCGGGTCCATGTCACATGCATGACCGCCGTAATGGACCAGCAGTATTGCTCTCGTGTTCCGGCTGATGAGTCTCTCTATCTCATCGACCCTCATGTTCAGGGTATCTTCTTCCACATCCGCAAATACAGGGACCGCGTCATTGTAGAGTATCGCGTGGTTCGTCGAAATGAAACTCATCGGTGATGTAATGACCTCGCCTCCTTCTACGTTCATGACTTTTAGTGCCAGGTGAAGCGCAGCTGTGCACGAGTTGAGCGCGACCGCACATTCGACCCCTGCATAGTCGGCAAAACGCTCCTCAAATTCCTTCGTCTTCGGACCGAGACCGATCCATCCTGATCGCAATACACCTTCAACTGCTTTTACTTCCTCATCTCCCATTGAAGGCCTGAATACGGGTATCATAATCCATTCCTTTCACCAATACGTTTCTTTGTAATCATGTAGTACTCTCCCTTCTCAAAGACTCATTCGCCCGGATAACCGAATATTCGCTCATGGCAATGATGATGGCCATGAAAAACACCTTGTTGAAATACATTGTGAAGAAATCCCAAGTGCTTAGATAGCCAATGAGGATACTGACCCAAACCACAATCATCATCTTAAGCCTTGACCGGTATGCAGCACCATTTCCCAGACGTTTCAGAGGCGATGCCAAAAGCGAGATCATCCTGCAGAAGAAACCAAGGAACAAGGTGAATCCGATCATACCAAACATGAGTATTGTGTTCAGAAAACCAAAATCATCGTCGTAATGTTCCATGGTTATGACCGAAAATCCAAAACCCACAAGCGGACTCTGTTTGATCGTATTGACGATTATGGGCAGCTGAACGACGATCCTGTTCATTGCCGTCTGTGCAGCGAAGAAGTCGCCTCTCGCGAGGTCAAAAACCTGCCTCATGCGCGCCCAGGAACTATTCACAAGAAGTTCGTGAGATACCACGCCGGAATATATTATGCCGCCCGCGATAAGCAGCAGAACAGAAATGATCCCCGCGGTGGAAGAAATTTTCTTCTTCGAGGCGATCACGTATCCGAAAAACACGATGGAGAATATTATGAACCATACGCGGGTCGCCGACAGGAATACGGTCAGGAAGGAAGTAACGACTATCATATACAAAAATATTTTTGGTATCTTATGATCTTCCCCAAGCAGTAACAGCAATGCTGATATAAAACAGTAAAAAACAAGCAGTATCCCTCCCATCACAGGTCGTAGATCTCCAGTAACCGTATTCAAAGTGACGCCGCGGAAGCCAGGATCGAACAGGTTTATGAACTCGGTGCCGCTCAAGATGTAATATATCTGGGTGAACAATATGAAGAAAACAACCGGGAAAACGAGGACAGTGAAGTGACGAATCTCATGTTTCTCCTTGACCAGAAAAAGAAATGAAATGATCAAGCTATAGTAGAAAACCCAGCGCAAATTCCACGCGAGGATATCGATGTCGGTTCCGAATAACAAACCGGTAATCACAACGCAAATCACCGCATACACCAGGACCGCTGCCATGACCTTTGCCATGCCCAATCTTACCTTACGCCCGGTGAACATAGCCTTGGCAAGCGCAAGAAGCACGAACAAATCGATGGGCGTGAATGTCATGCCGGAAATAGGTGTGTACATGGGAAGTCGATACTGTGACAGGCCAGAATAATCGGCCCATAGATAACCCGGACCTTGGACCAGGATGAAGAAATAGGCAAACCAGAAATAATTCTTCCTCGCGAAAAGAAAAACGACTGACAGCAATAGGAAGAAAACCCTGGAGATATCAGTCGAAGCCATGTATACAACGTAGAAAGACGCGAATAGCAGGCTCACCATCAACAGCAGTTCCCTGAAAACATGTGTGTTACGCTGCACAGAAGCCTCTACGGAAGCGGAAGCTTCTGATCTCCATGGTAATGAAATATCTGAAAACATGTTCAATATCCTGACAGGCTGTTGTGTATTATCGCCGGATTGAGGTCGCTCAACCTCAGTCGGTGTTACTTTGAACTACCGCTTCGTGGCTTTTGAGGAAGTGACGCCCGCATTTCACACATCTGGTCCTGCCGTTCTTAAAGGCCAGCCTGTTACCGCACTCACATACCCAGCCTATTGTCCTGGCCGGAACTCCGGCAACGATCGCGTAGTCGGGAACATCATGTTTGACTACTGCGCCGGCACCGACGAAAGAACAGCGGCCGATCGTAACGCCGCAGACGATCGTGGAATTGGCGCCGATCGATGCACCCTCTTTGACAAGGGTCGGAACCCACTGGCCAAATTGCGGGTATTGCTTTTTAGGGTACTTGGCACGCGGGGTGAGATCATTAGTGAACACGGCTGACGGACCGACGAACACGTAGTCTTCAAGCGTCACCAGATCCCAGACATCGATATTGGATTCAAGCTTTACACCATTACCAAGACATGCTTTCGAACCGACAATACAATTATGACCGATGACGCAGTCATCCCCAATATGAGCCCCGGCTTGAACCTGGGAATTATTCCATATCTTCGTACCTCTCCCGATCCTTGCGCCGTCGGCAACGGTAGCAGTCGAATGCACATATACGTCTTCGCGCAGCGATCTGGCACTCTTTTGTCTGTCACTGTCGAACGTAACCTTGAGGCCGTTGTTGTTCAGTGAATTCTGCGCGCTAAAGAGTATCTTCAGAACGTTCAATCCCTCTTTGCCGTCAGTATACGGACTCCATCCGTTCTCGATGCATTCGATAAAGTGCTTGCACTCGACCCTCAGAGGTTCATCCATGTCGACCCGAACGACCTCCGCATCCGCCTTGCGCACTATCGGAGTGCGGTTCTGCCACTCGATCTTGTGCGGGTATAGGAAGAGTTTTTCAGTCGTCAAATCGTCAAAAACAGCCATCTTGCGGTCACCGACAACCACCAGTTTCTGCTCCTTGTACGGGTGCAACCACGAAACAAAGATATGGCACTGGACGCCGCTCGGAAAATCCATCGTCGTAAGCGTGACATCCGCTATCCCTTTCTGAACGTATGTGCCGCCTATCGCCGAAAGCGAACTCGGCTGTTCATTGAGCAGATATAGAATCACCGAGATATCATGGGGCGCAAAGCTCCACAGTATGTTCTCCACGTCCCGTATCTTACCCATGTTCAGCCGGTTCGAATATATGTACTGGATCTTGCCCAGTTCGCCGGTATCGACCAGTTCTTTGAGTTTGTTGAGTGCCGGATGGTAGCGCAAGACATGCCCGACCATTATCACGCGCTCGTTTGCTTCTGCCAGTTGAATGAGTTCTTGGGCTTCCTCGACTTTCAACGCGAGAGGCTTTTCGACAAAAAGATGCCGGCGCGCAGCGAGCACCTTCTTCGACAGTTCATAATGACTCCTTGCTGGCGTTGCTACGACAACACCGTTGATCTCCGGATCGCTGAGAACCTCATCGATCGAGTCGGTGCAATTCAGATTGGGGTAATTGACCCTGCACGACCTTACTTTGCTTGCCTCAGTATCACAAACAGCCCTCAAAACACCAAGTTGGGCAAAATTACGGACTAGATTCTTTCCCCAGGCGCCAGCGCCAATTACCCCGATCCTTGCCGGTTTATTGCGCACGGCAACTTTGGCCTGCAGGCCCCTGTCCTGTACAATACGTTCCATATGCTCCGCCATTAAGACACCTCCTATGTATCTTAATTCTATTTTATGTCTGCTAATACATCTTACTACCTTACCGTACAACTCCAAACATGATTTCTACAGCTCTTTATAAGTTCTGCGCGATCAACCTCATTTATTATAGAACTGCCTAACACATTTGATAACATAGTCTATTTCTTCTTCGGTAAGATCCTGCTGAATAGGTAATGAAAGGACCTCATCGGCGGCCTTTTCTGCCACCGGGAAGTCACCTTCTCTATAGCCCAGATAACGAAATGCCGGTTGCAGGTGTAAAGGAACCGGGTAATGTATCGCAGTCGCTATGCCCTGCTCGTTAAGGAACTTACCCAAATCATCGCGCCGGGCGGCTCTTATCGTATACTGGTGGTACACCGACTCGTTATCCTCGTTGATATAAGGGGTGGCTACTACATCCCTGAGAGCATCATCATATTTCTTTGCTATCTGCCGCCGTCTTTCGTTCAGGGCATTGAGCTGCTTGAGTTTTATCCTGAGAAAAGCCGCCTGCATTGCGTCAAGGCGGTCATTGTAGCCAAGAAAATCATGGTGATACTTCTTGTATGCGCCGTGAACACGGTATGCCCTGATCATGCTGTCAAGCTTCTCATCGTTGGTCAGGATCATGCCCGCGTCTCCCAGCGCGTTAAGGTTCTTCGTTACATAAAAACTAATGCAAGCAGTGTCGCCGAGGTTGCCGACCATCTGTCCTTTGTATTTCGCGCCGATGGCCTGCGCCATATCTTCGATGACCTTAAGGCCGTGGTCGTGTGCGACACGCATCAGCGCCGTCATGTCCGCGGCCTGACCGTAGAGATGGACAGGAATGATCGCCCTGGTGCGCCCTGAGATGTGCTCTTTGATCTTACCGACATCGATATTGAACGTCTTTCGGTCGATATCGCAAAACACCGGCTTGGCACCGATTATCGCAATAACCTCTGCCGTAGCAACGAACGTAAACGGCGTGGTTATCACCTCATCGCCCGGCCCTATTCCCAGAGCTCTCAACGACAGAAGCAGGGCATTGGTGCAGTTGGACACACCAATGGCATGCTTTGTTTTTGTGTACGTGGCCATCTCATCTTCAAACTTCTTCACTTCATCACTTAGAATGAACTTGTTGCTATCCAAAACCCTCTCAAATGCCTGCATCAAATCCTTTTTTATCGGTTTGTGTTGCCGTTCAAGATCTATGAATGGCACCTTCATGAACCTCCCTTCGACTCACTGTTGCGCAAACATAATGAAAACCCATCGACTATCATAAACCATCCGGGGCTCCGCCGCACCGGATTTGAAAAACGGATAGAATGCATCATCTTCACCGTAAAATTATCATGCATGTTCTTTCCGGTAGTATTTAGAATAATACTTATAGTACTGGTCATAGTAGTAGCTGCCGCGCCTTCTCGGAACACCGTTCACAACAGCACCCAGAACATCTGATTTTGCGTTAAGGAGAATATCATAAGAAACCTCGAGCGATTTCGTTGTCGTTCTGCCATACCTTGCGGTGAGTATTACACCATCAGCAAACGTGGCTAGATAGGTAGCATCCGCAAACAGAAGCAGTGGAACGCCATCGATGATCAGGTAATCATACTCATTTCTCAGGTTGCCGAGCAGCTTCTTCATACCCTCGGATTCCAGAAATACAAACGGGTTGGGCGGCACCTTGCCCATGGGCAACAGGTCTACCCGACCTTTGCCTTTGGTCTTTGACTTATCCCTATCGCCTGGATGAAGGGGCAGGACGACGTCCTGTGGTTCAACCGAACCCATCAGTATATCAAATAACCCGAGTTCCTTTTTCAACCTGGTCACTTCGGTAAGATGGCCCGTTTTTTTTCTAAAATCGGTATCGACCATCAGCACGCTCTTTCCCATGCTTGCAATAACATTCCCTAGATTGAGGGCAATGAAAGTCTTGCCCTCTTCGGGTCCTGGCGACGTAACGTATAAGACCCGGTACCTTTTGTAAGGATGAATAAGGTCAAGCCCTACCGCCAATTTCCTGAACGCTTCGAATTCCGGCGACAGCAATTCTGTATTCACCAGCCTGAGTGGCTCACGCGGAGGTTTTGGCTTTTCAGTCTTCGTTATCTTGCGGTACAAATACATCACCCCTATTTCTGTGAGAATACTCTCTATCTCGCTCACCGGAGGTTCATCTTCGAGCAAAGGTATCGTCTCAAGCAAAGATATCTGGAGCTTTTTCGCTATTTTCTCCGGATCCCTTATAGTATTATCCACATAATCAGCGACAAAGATTGCGGCAGTACCTGCGAGAGATGCAACGACAAATGCCAGGATCAAACCCCGGAGAATACCTCTTGAATTGACCGGCGAGTCAGCCAAGATCGGAGGATTGATTATCTTCAGATCAGAGGTCACACCCGCCTCCTGAACCCTCGTTTCTTCAAGCTTCTCCGCGAAAAAGGTGTAGAGTTTCTCAGCCGTTTCCCGGTCGCGTTCCAGCCTCGCCAGGCTCAATTCTTCAAGCGGCACGTTGTCAAGTTTCAATTGAAGGGTGGCAATCTGACCGTTGTAGGAAGCGATCTCAGTCCTGACCGAAGACATTCTCTTCAAAACTTCCTCATTAAGTTGCTCTTTAAGACCACCCAATCTCGCACGTACTTCCATGACTTTTGGATGATTCGATGAATATTCCCTCAACCTACCCCTCAACTCTGCTTCCGCCTGCAGTAGTTCAGAATAGAACTCCCGCAGCATTTCGGAAGAGA is drawn from candidate division WOR-3 bacterium and contains these coding sequences:
- a CDS encoding DegT/DnrJ/EryC1/StrS family aminotransferase, encoding MIPVFRPSMGDEEVKAVEGVLRSGWIGLGPKTKEFEERFADYAGVECAVALNSCTAALHLALKVMNVEGGEVITSPMSFISTNHAILYNDAVPVFADVEEDTLNMRVDEIERLISRNTRAILLVHYGGHACDMDPILEIAGSRGVKVVEDAAHACGGEYKNKKIGSIGDATCFSFHAVKNLAMGDGGMITVHDNEIADRIRRLYWLGISRGTWDRSKDKAYKWEYDVEEIGYKYHLNDILAAIGIVQLEKLDRANARRKQIVDKYNEAFKDVGWLRTPVEKEYARSANHNYVVKVLDGRRDALIEYLAANDISAGVHYIPNHLYGMYKPFYRKLPVAERVWLQLVTLPLFPDLTESEQDYIIEKVRDFGRA
- a CDS encoding Gfo/Idh/MocA family oxidoreductase — protein: MAEHMERIVQDRGLQAKVAVRNKPARIGVIGAGAWGKNLVRNFAQLGVLRAVCDTEASKVRSCRVNYPNLNCTDSIDEVLSDPEINGVVVATPARSHYELSKKVLAARRHLFVEKPLALKVEEAQELIQLAEANERVIMVGHVLRYHPALNKLKELVDTGELGKIQYIYSNRLNMGKIRDVENILWSFAPHDISVILYLLNEQPSSLSAIGGTYVQKGIADVTLTTMDFPSGVQCHIFVSWLHPYKEQKLVVVGDRKMAVFDDLTTEKLFLYPHKIEWQNRTPIVRKADAEVVRVDMDEPLRVECKHFIECIENGWSPYTDGKEGLNVLKILFSAQNSLNNNGLKVTFDSDRQKSARSLREDVYVHSTATVADGARIGRGTKIWNNSQVQAGAHIGDDCVIGHNCIVGSKACLGNGVKLESNIDVWDLVTLEDYVFVGPSAVFTNDLTPRAKYPKKQYPQFGQWVPTLVKEGASIGANSTIVCGVTIGRCSFVGAGAVVKHDVPDYAIVAGVPARTIGWVCECGNRLAFKNGRTRCVKCGRHFLKSHEAVVQSNTD
- a CDS encoding DegT/DnrJ/EryC1/StrS family aminotransferase; the protein is MKVPFIDLERQHKPIKKDLMQAFERVLDSNKFILSDEVKKFEDEMATYTKTKHAIGVSNCTNALLLSLRALGIGPGDEVITTPFTFVATAEVIAIIGAKPVFCDIDRKTFNIDVGKIKEHISGRTRAIIPVHLYGQAADMTALMRVAHDHGLKVIEDMAQAIGAKYKGQMVGNLGDTACISFYVTKNLNALGDAGMILTNDEKLDSMIRAYRVHGAYKKYHHDFLGYNDRLDAMQAAFLRIKLKQLNALNERRRQIAKKYDDALRDVVATPYINEDNESVYHQYTIRAARRDDLGKFLNEQGIATAIHYPVPLHLQPAFRYLGYREGDFPVAEKAADEVLSLPIQQDLTEEEIDYVIKCVRQFYNK
- a CDS encoding AAA family ATPase; the encoded protein is MSARFNTQRNAARVENGVDEKPFDFHEIISKFFRRKRLFIYISIPVFLWLAVSQLVRPYRPVYRATFDVGIVRDGPLESFFSGARVADLPTTQIGTVTQRAIASLLSVNLAEKVVNDLSLFAYINDGESDLMVDAILKQRLTEPVGPFKIKIDNVPVQIYKDGKPTVDSIYGLVSVYKNGTKIAEGPLDEYIDIGVCNVRFMNAGMKTAAKNCMLTLYPKQNMSLALRNSLSMRVLEADKIEREFEDTEIPFSGEGAFDHLVVAKSLFPGMNLIGILRIAVHWGNPHDALRIANTLSYQLLMEDRGEKSQQFTQSKAFLDSQLTLYQSSLNKLEEDVRTFKERQNISDLKASTQALISQVSELETRKNQLMIEQNVMGDLIAYLAKPESVGDSVPNFAITMLSSEMLREFYSELLQAEAELRGRLREYSSNHPKVMEVRARLGGLKEQLNEEVLKRMSSVRTEIASYNGQIATLQLKLDNVPLEELSLARLERDRETAEKLYTFFAEKLEETRVQEAGVTSDLKIINPPILADSPVNSRGILRGLILAFVVASLAGTAAIFVADYVDNTIRDPEKIAKKLQISLLETIPLLEDEPPVSEIESILTEIGVMYLYRKITKTEKPKPPREPLRLVNTELLSPEFEAFRKLAVGLDLIHPYKRYRVLYVTSPGPEEGKTFIALNLGNVIASMGKSVLMVDTDFRKKTGHLTEVTRLKKELGLFDILMGSVEPQDVVLPLHPGDRDKSKTKGKGRVDLLPMGKVPPNPFVFLESEGMKKLLGNLRNEYDYLIIDGVPLLLFADATYLATFADGVILTARYGRTTTKSLEVSYDILLNAKSDVLGAVVNGVPRRRGSYYYDQYYKYYSKYYRKEHA